One Pichia kudriavzevii chromosome 3, complete sequence genomic window carries:
- a CDS encoding uncharacterized protein (PKUD0C05760; similar to Saccharomyces cerevisiae YOL145C (CTR9); ancestral locus Anc_3.5), with translation MGSQLTEPAVIKGDFEASLQADFYLDQIKDDKLREKFTSTTIAIPLREEGEEVVIDTANDLPEDSNELCLLLSNEECPAEYWMLVSQAYANLGKITEATAVIEEALKTPHLANSSLNDVSELKCFAAWLHILKADLFDDSKVFELANTEIKDSMKTNKSANNDCNILAEAVLSLTSKQNKGKRTKFEKESRNFDILLQNNPRNCLALLGKGKLYLYRQNYLAALKVFQKVLQLNPLLRPDPRIGIGLCYWFLDRKDLANQAWQNSIQVNPEKNLEAKILISIAKFDDCFLNSTSDENFKAKYVEAMSFAKASYKEDPNNQVIHIILASYYYSRGDVETVKAICDKIINNTNVTNFIKSEALFWMARCKLLTGDVLQAQKMFSDSIKLNDNNSLARVGYSQCLVLRGELNDAIRALEKVQELNSRILEVTYALGMLYSKIEKFKKKSITYLEKYVKLADDQNEAVSISALITLSSLYQESDLSKSLEYIMKAKDEELMSGKTEEEISAILFNNLGVFSLLENHVGDAEEYFRKALKNVESQNSKEPLITDALKITLNYNVARAEESTNDPVKIKDAMDIYNKIIERCPHYVSAKIRWLTIACLSEDRNVNEEVQRLLEAESDDLEVRSFYGWYIKKFGSKHGLVTDKKDSESEHHRETLTKYTSHDCYALISMANIYCTLAREVKDQQKKDAYYVRAAQLYQKVLNLDPKNAYAAQGIAIIFAEKKQNGLALEIFRKVRDSLNDITVYLNLGHCLLDLKQFTKAIENYELALTRFTDGNDARLLNYFARAWLLRGLSEKNIDCFKKAFEYADRSFKLNPIPAYKFNLTYIEFQLADFIKKLPPNKRTMEDLEKSIKGLENAIVVLNDMAADSKVHPPYPTEDLKLRASMGNTLLKQLEKSLEEQKSHEQGFESRLREAKKIKQEEDRLKEEARLKQEEERKQAEAKLIAERKALEQQQQEWNLLRLEEEKDMKDQLEKSPEPKEKKKRGRKKKDVNDEGDAPAAKKKKVHQKDSKLSREFIDDSDEDAEYSEALNDDYDDGGDIEEAEAQNSDSDDDETEKLKRTKSKIIDDEDEDEDGHDGSIENGTPHRSENVKEANHADVGDGDDDGLF, from the coding sequence ATGGGATCTCAATTGACTGAGCCGGCTGTTATCAAGGGCGATTTTGAGGCGTCCCTCCAGGCTGATTTCTATTTGgatcaaatcaaagatgACAAACTTAGAGAAAAATTCACTTCAACAACCATTGCAATACCATTACGAGAAGAAGGTGAGGAAGTTGTCATAGACACAGCCAATGATTTGCCTGAGGACTCAAATGAACTATGTTTATTGCTATCCAACGAAGAGTGTCCTGCAGAATACTGGATGTTAGTTTCGCAAGCTTATGCTAACTTAGGCAAAATCACTGAGGCAACCGCTGTTATTGAAGAGGCGTTGAAGACTCCACATTTGGCCAACTCTTCTTTGAATGACGTGTCTGAACTTAAGTGTTTTGCTGCTTGGTTACATATCTTAAAGGCGGACTTGTTTGATGATTCCAAAGTTTTTGAACTTGCAAATACTGAAATCAAGGACTCTATGAAGACGAATAAATCCGCAAATAATGACTGTAATATTTTGGCTGAGGCAGTTTTATCTCTCACATCAAAGCAGAATAAAGGTAAGAGaacaaaatttgaaaaagaatcGAGGAATTTTGACATTCTGTTGCAAAATAACCCACGGAACTGCCTAGCTCTTCTAGGAAAGGGTAAACTTTACCTGTATAGGCAGAACTATCTTGCTGCTTTAAAAGTATTTCAGAAAGTCTTACAATTGAATCCGCTGTTAAGGCCAGATCCAAGAATAGGTATTGGTTTGTGTTATTGGTTTCTTGATAGGAAGGACCTAGCCAACCAAGCTTGGCAAAACTCCATTCAAGTTAATCCAGAAAAGAACTTGGAAgcaaagattttgatctCCATTGCAAAATTCGATGACTGTTTTTTAAATTCTACCTCGgatgaaaatttcaaagcTAAATATGTTGAAGCTATGTCTTTTGCTAAAGCATCATACAAGGAGGACCCTAACAATCAAGTTATTCACATTATCCTTGCATCATATTATTACTCAAGGGGTGATGTTGAAACTGTTAAAGCTATTTGCGACAAAATTATTAACAACACTAATGTAACTAACTTCATCAAAAGTGAAGCATTGTTTTGGATGGCAAGGTGCAAACTGTTAACAGGTGATGTTCTTCAGGCACAAAAAATGTTTTCGGATTCTATTAAGCTGAATGATAACAACAGTTTGGCGAGAGTTGGTTACTCCCAATGTTTGGTCCTTAGAGGAGAACTCAATGATGCAATAAGAGCTCTTGAGAAAGTTCAAGAATTGAACTCTAGAATTTTGGAAGTTACATATGCGTTGGGTATGTTGTACtccaaaattgagaaatttaAGAAAAAGTCCATTACATATTTGGAGAAATATGTTAAACTTGCAGATGACCAAAATGAAGCCGTATCTATTTCTGCTTTAATCACTTTGTCTTCCTTGTATCAAGAGAGTGATCTTTCTAAATCATTGGAATATATAATGAAAGCTAaggatgaagaattgatgtcaggaaaaacagaagaagagataTCGGCAATACTGTTTAATAACTTAGGAGTTTTTTCCTTACTTGAGAATCATGTCGGTGATGCAGAAGAATATTTCAGGAAAGCGCTTAAAAACGTTGAGTCGCAAAATTCTAAAGAACCACTGATTACTGATGCACTTAAGATTACTTTAAATTATAATGTTGCTAGGGCTGAAGAATCTACCAATGACCCTGTCAAAATAAAGGACGCAATGGACATCTACAACAAGATCATTGAAAGATGTCCTCATTATGTCAGTGCAAAAATCAGATGGTTGACAATTGCTTGTTTGTCCGAAGATAGAAATGTTAATGAAGAAGTCCAGCGCTTATTAGAAGCAGAATCAGATGACTTGGAAGTGAGATCATTTTATGGTTGgtatataaaaaaatttggCTCCAAACATGGATTAGTCACCGACAAAAAGGACTCTGAAAGTGAACATCACCGAGAAACGTTGACCAAATATACTTCACACGATTGTTATGCCTTAATCTCAATGGCTAATATTTATTGTACTTTAGCAAGAGAAGTAAAAGACcagcaaaaaaaagatgCATATTACGTGAGGGCTGCACAGTTATatcaaaaagttttgaacCTTGATCCCAAGAATGCTTATGCTGCTCAGGGTATTGCAATTATATTCGCtgagaagaaacaaaatggtTTAGCTTTAGAAATATTTAGAAAAGTCAGGGATTCGTTGAATGATATTACTGTCTATCTAAATTTAGGGCATTGCCTATTGGATTTGAAACAGTTCACCAAAGCCATTGAAAACTATGAGTTAGCATTGACTAGGTTCACCGATGGGAATGATGCCAGATTACTAAACTACTTTGCTAGAGCTTGGTTATTGAGAGGGCTGTCGGAAAAGAATATTGATTGCTTCAAAAAGGCATTTGAATATGCGGATAGGTCATTTAAATTAAACCCTATTCCAGCCTACAAGTTCAATTTAACCTACATTGAATTTCAGCTTGctgatttcatcaaaaagCTGCCACCGAACAAAAGGACTATGGAAGATTTAGAGAAATCTATCAAAGGCTTGGAAAATGCTATTGTCGTTTTGAATGATATGGCAGCTGACAGTAAGGTGCATCCACCATACCCAACAGAAGATTTGAAGCTTCGAGCATCAATGGGTAACACACTTTTGAAACAACTGGAAAAGTCGTTGGAAGAGCAGAAAAGTCATGAACAAGGCTTTGAATCTAGACTTAGAGAGgctaaaaaaataaagcaaGAGGAGGATAGATTAAAGGAAGAAGCCAGGCTGAAACAAGAAGAGGAACGCAAGCAGGCTGAGGCTAAACTCATTGCCGAAAGGAAAGCGCTagagcaacaacaacaagagtGGAATTTACTCAGgcttgaagaagaaaaggataTGAAGGaccaacttgaaaaatcacCTGAgccaaaagaaaaaaagaaaagaggcagaaagaagaaagatgtTAACGACGAGGGTGATGCACCGGctgcaaagaagaaaaaagttcATCAAAAGGATAGTAAACTTTCAAGGGAATTCATTGACGATAGCGATGAAGATGCTGAGTATAGTGAAGCATTGaatgatgattatgatgatggtggtgatattgaagaagcagaagcTCAGAATTCTGACAgtgacgatgatgaaaccGAGAAACTGAAGagaacaaaatcaaaaatcattgatgacGAAGACGAAGACGAAGATGGTCATGATGGTagcattgaaaatggtacTCCCCATCGATCAGAAAACGTAAAGGAGGCAAACCACGCTGATGTTGGTGACGGTGATGACGATGGATTGTTTTAA
- a CDS encoding uncharacterized protein (PKUD0C05770; similar to Saccharomyces cerevisiae YOL144W (NOP8); ancestral locus Anc_3.6), whose protein sequence is MPDPSTVKIMRLHVGGISKELANSISDLEQRFSKIGKIVKPFEVHEKPVVEYRFAYVTMKLNKKEYSKLKQTWDGVKFKGSKLKISIATIDYRAAWEKDSRRQDNKIKERRIREIGASKRADRISKKQENPFDAALITKGRFRKTPRKGNLKLMTVRVILNGRAKRIKCKISKLWGYDKNKKLTELTHRFIAGEWRDGNDHVVDRFTGKVVVLDEDGIKVYEDKGEEIVEEIMDEKMKQNKILEAMLNKYNFEKPVEIDNSEDECAGPEYEMDYCNNVEGDEENSAEEITLDYKGIPKKDCLNPTPASLVEGYRQLEKVVNFDTGEEEEQATSINSNNFLKGGKAETEAETEAEEDHDYEFLPTFGKPDPNVTNLHNDDESEEEFIPSFGTPQNTNENTKNTTEKLRDLLDTSKIAQTPKPIDVVEKRKDEILLPTIKKTMNVGLFFPHFDSAFLVAQSQINKLREIRINEEFGYDEWFWKSRGELNREFRKLRRDALRRNKKKSKATALI, encoded by the coding sequence ATGCCCGATCCAAGTACGGTGAAAATCATGAGACTCCATGTGGGAGGAATATCTAAAGAGTTAGCAAATTCAATTTCCGATTTGGAGCAGAGGTTTTCTAAAATTGGTAAAATAGTAAAACCTTTTGAGGTTCATGAGAAGCCGGTCGTTGAATATCGATTTGCATATGTTACTATGAAATTGAATAAAAAGGAGTATTCCAAGCTTAAGCAGACGTGGGATGGTGTCAAATTTAAAGGatccaaattgaaaatttcgATTGCAACAATTGATTATCGTGCTGCGTGGGAGAAAGACTCCAGAAGGCAAGacaacaaaatcaaggaaaGAAGAATCAGGGAGATAGGAGCGTCGAAGAGGGCAGAcagaatttcaaagaaacaggaAAACCCATTCGATGCTGCTTTAATCACAAAAGGGAGATTTAGAAAAACACCTAGGAAGGGCAacttgaagttgatgacTGTTCGAGTCATATTGAATGGTCGAGCGAAAAGAATCAAGTGTAAAATTAGTAAACTTTGGGGTTATGATAAGAATAAAAAGTTGACCGAGTTGACTCATAGATTCATTGCTGGAGAATGGAGGGATGGTAACGACCATGTTGTTGATCGCTTTACAGGTAAGGTTGTAGTGCTTGACGAAGACGGAATAAAGGTTTACGAGGATAAAGGggaagaaattgttgaGGAAATTATGGACGAAAAGATGAAGCAAAATAAGATCCTTGAAGCTATGCTTAATAAAtacaattttgaaaaacctGTAGAAATCGATAACTCCGAAGATGAATGTGCAGGACCTGAATATGAAATGGATTATTGTAATAATGTGGAGGGGGATGAGGAGAATTCAGCAGAGGAAATCACCTTAGATTATAAGGGAATACCGAAAAAGGATTGTCTTAACCCTACTCCTGCGTCCTTAGTTGAAGGATATAGGCAACTCGAAAAGGTGGTAAACTTTGATACAGGCGAAGAGGAGGAACAAGCGACTTCGATTAATAGcaacaactttttgaaGGGAGGAAAAGCAGAAACAGAAGCGGAGACAGAAGCAGAGGAGGATCATGACTATGAGTTTTTGCCTACCTTTGGTAAACCTGATCCGAATGTCACTAACCTACAtaacgatgatgaaagtGAGGAAGAGTTCATTCCGAGCTTTGGTACCCCCCAAAATACCAATGAGAACACCAAAAATACGACAGAGAAATTAAGGGATTTATTGGACACCAGTAAGATAGCTCAAACGCCAAAGCCTATCGATGTGGTTGAGAAGAGGAAAGACGAAATCTTATTACCTacaataaagaaaaccatGAACgttggtttgttttttccacATTTTGATTCTGCCTTCTTGGTAGCACAGTCACAAATCAATAAACTTAGAGAAATCAGAAttaatgaagaatttggaTATGATGAATGGTTCTGGAAGAGTAGAGGAGAACTAAACAGAGAATTTAGAAAGTTACGTAGAGACGCCTTACGCCGAAATAAGAAGAAGTCTAAAGCTACTGCTTTAATTTGA
- a CDS encoding uncharacterized protein (PKUD0C05780; similar to Saccharomyces cerevisiae YOL003C (PFA4); ancestral locus Anc_6.28), translating to MPVEFKYPWVGVAIPAALIIYLQSSTTYLWMQDKHEVLSDRIFLIFQFANMMLWISYCLAIVTPPGSPAPDYQLPQREFGKHQTMWRKFCIKCNKYKPERTHHCRKCDKCVLKMDHHCPWTNNCIGFKNFPHFIKFLVWIEVTLLIGWIYYAKKLYGIFEMRSLPSYLISTSDVTVSIINTLMVSFILLTISILFIRCLSSAASNQTMIEEWECDRIQDNFFTEKLWIKVRHNYSKIYPDERFPDLKSWKVNYRILKQNTQIPLNFTYEDLVFPYDLGSAYLNLVDSIGPLYTWILPWGGPNGDGINFIKDALKEDQIKLPFPIDGSNFDDPKSTFFGIDDDNELVTSNDWANYLGETLNDFGVDLETETYDDSKNK from the coding sequence ATGCCAGTGGAATTCAAATACCCATGGGTAGGTGTGGCCATTCCTGCCGCTTTGATAATATATTTAcaatcttcaacaacttaTCTATGGATGCAGGATAAACATGAAGTACTAAGCGATcgtatttttttgatttttcagtTTGCCAACATGATGCTGTGGATATCTTACTGTTTGGCCATCGTAACACCTCCTGGTTCTCCTGCCCCAGACTATCAATTACCTCAAAGGGAGTTTggaaaacatcaaacaaTGTGGAGGAAGTTTTGCATCAAGTGCAATAAATACAAACCTGAGAGAACTCATCATTGTAGAAAATGTGACAAATGTGTTCTTAAAATGGATCATCATTGTCCATGGACGAATAATTGCATAGGCTTCAAAAACTTCCCTCATTTCATCAAgtttcttgtttggatAGAGGTAACGCTTTTGATAGGGTGGATTTATTATGCCAAGAAACTTTATGGTATTTTCGAAATGAGAAGTTTGCCATCATATCTAATCTCGACTTCGGATGTAACAGTGTCCATAATAAATACATTGATGGTATCGTTCATTCTTCTAACTATCTCGATATTATTTATAAGATGTCTTTCCTCTGCTGCATCAAACCAAACGATGATTGAAGAATGGGAATGTGATAGAATTCAAGATAACTTTTTCACAGAAAAGTTGTGGATCAAGGTACGCCAtaattattcaaaaatataCCCCGACGAACGATTTCCAGATCTAAAATCATGGAAAGTGAATTATAGGATCCTTAAGCAAAACACACAGATTCCTTTAAATTTCACTTATGAGGATTTGGTGTTTCCTTACGACCTTGGTTCTGCGTACCTGAATCTAGTTGATTCTATTGGCCCTTTATATACATGGATTTTACCATGGGGAGGTCCAAATGGGGATGGTATTAATTTTATTAAAGATGCGTTGAAGGAAGACCAAATAAAGTTACCGTTCCCTATAGATGGATCGAATTTTGATGATCCAAAATCTActttttttggaattgatgaCGATAATGAGCTAGTTACAAGCAACGACTGGGCCAACTATTTAGGCGAGACTTTGAATGATTTTGGAGTTGATCTAGAAACTGAGACTTATGATGATAgtaaaaataaatag